The proteins below come from a single Rosa rugosa chromosome 2, drRosRugo1.1, whole genome shotgun sequence genomic window:
- the LOC133733542 gene encoding F-box protein CPR1-like isoform X2 gives MNDHKIAAIELKSEAGLDYFPQEIISNILIRLPIKSLIKCTSVCKSWKSLIQNPSFIDAHLSHTVSCNNQNGTHLLLVHSVCSKRFCSLFNRDFVRGEKEDLYSLYYDNHGFDEYCKIELPSDLEEIMLSSCFRVVGTCNGLVCLVDGLGCHGCNLIIWNPCVRKFVKLPESAVLRGGCEASVGFGYDATSNDYKVVRLVTLSDQYQNFHEWPTLFQVYSLATGSWSRLRSDLPPCQMFSSPAQAFVNGALHWSAIRQKNEAFNYFVLVFDVGSELFREIMFPKSLKWDPSLALRISVSGDGKSIAVFTDWRKSHTDYFLDIWVLKEYCMENSWTKLMILSAEVPQRNLPKAMCFRKIGEVLVLEDTYELVSLDIMSRKVKTLGVYGV, from the exons ATGAATGACCATAAAATTGCTGCAATTGAATTGAAATCTGAGGCAGGATTGGATTATTTCCCTCAAGAAATCATCTCCAATATCCTAATTAGATTACCTATTAAGTCTTTGATCAAATGCACCTCCGTCTGCAAGTCTTGGAAATCTTTGATCCAAAACCCTAGCTTTATTGATGCACATCTTAGCCACACAGTCAGTTGTAATAACCAGAATGGCACTCACCTCCTACTAGTCCACAGTGTTTGTAGTAAAAGATTTTGTAGCTTATTCAACAGAGATTTCGTTAGAGGTGAAAAGGaagacctttactctttgtaTTATGATAACCATGGATTTGATGAGTACTGCAAGATTGAATTGCCTAGTGATCTTGAGGAAATTATGCTCAGTTCGTGTTTCCGTGTGGTCGGTACTTGTAATGGACTAGTATGCCTTGTGGATGGATTAGGGTGTCATGGTTGCAACTTGATCATATGGAATCCTTGTGTAAGAAAGTTTGTAAAACTTCCTGAATCTGCTGTGCTGCGCGGTGGGTGTGAAGCCTCTGTTGGCTTTGGTTATGATGCCACAAGCAATGACTATAAGGTTGTGAGACTTGTCACACTTTCGGATCAATATCAGAATTTCCATGAGTGGCCAACTCTATTTCAGGTTTATTCACTGGCCACAGGCTCGTGGAGCAGGCTTCGTTCTGATCTTCCTCCGTGTCAAATGTTTTCCTCCCCAGCCCAGGCTTTTGTAAATGGGGCACTTCACTGGTCTGCAATCCGCCAGAAAAATGAGGCTTTCAACTATTTTGTTCTGGTTTTTGATGTGGGCAGTGAGTTGTTTCGAGAGATAATGTTTCCCAAGAGTCTGAAATGGGATCCGTCGTTGGCATTGCGAATATCTGTTTCTGGAGATGGGAAATCCATTGCTGTCTTCACTGATTGGCGCAAGAGTCATACCGATTATTTTCTTGATATATGGGTACTGAAAGAGTACTGCATGGAGAATTCGTGGACCAAATTGATGATTCTCAGTGCAGAAGTTCCACAACGAAATTTACCCAAGGCAATGTGTTTCAGGAAGATAGGTGAAGTGTTGGTACTTGAAGATACCTATGAACTAGTTTCACTTGACATTATGAGCAGAAAAGTTAAAACTCTTGGGGTTTATGGAG TTTAG
- the LOC133733542 gene encoding F-box protein CPR1-like isoform X1 — MNDHKIAAIELKSEAGLDYFPQEIISNILIRLPIKSLIKCTSVCKSWKSLIQNPSFIDAHLSHTVSCNNQNGTHLLLVHSVCSKRFCSLFNRDFVRGEKEDLYSLYYDNHGFDEYCKIELPSDLEEIMLSSCFRVVGTCNGLVCLVDGLGCHGCNLIIWNPCVRKFVKLPESAVLRGGCEASVGFGYDATSNDYKVVRLVTLSDQYQNFHEWPTLFQVYSLATGSWSRLRSDLPPCQMFSSPAQAFVNGALHWSAIRQKNEAFNYFVLVFDVGSELFREIMFPKSLKWDPSLALRISVSGDGKSIAVFTDWRKSHTDYFLDIWVLKEYCMENSWTKLMILSAEVPQRNLPKAMCFRKIGEVLVLEDTYELVSLDIMSRKVKTLGVYGGQYCSVDSYEESLVVLGMKYGVS, encoded by the coding sequence ATGAATGACCATAAAATTGCTGCAATTGAATTGAAATCTGAGGCAGGATTGGATTATTTCCCTCAAGAAATCATCTCCAATATCCTAATTAGATTACCTATTAAGTCTTTGATCAAATGCACCTCCGTCTGCAAGTCTTGGAAATCTTTGATCCAAAACCCTAGCTTTATTGATGCACATCTTAGCCACACAGTCAGTTGTAATAACCAGAATGGCACTCACCTCCTACTAGTCCACAGTGTTTGTAGTAAAAGATTTTGTAGCTTATTCAACAGAGATTTCGTTAGAGGTGAAAAGGaagacctttactctttgtaTTATGATAACCATGGATTTGATGAGTACTGCAAGATTGAATTGCCTAGTGATCTTGAGGAAATTATGCTCAGTTCGTGTTTCCGTGTGGTCGGTACTTGTAATGGACTAGTATGCCTTGTGGATGGATTAGGGTGTCATGGTTGCAACTTGATCATATGGAATCCTTGTGTAAGAAAGTTTGTAAAACTTCCTGAATCTGCTGTGCTGCGCGGTGGGTGTGAAGCCTCTGTTGGCTTTGGTTATGATGCCACAAGCAATGACTATAAGGTTGTGAGACTTGTCACACTTTCGGATCAATATCAGAATTTCCATGAGTGGCCAACTCTATTTCAGGTTTATTCACTGGCCACAGGCTCGTGGAGCAGGCTTCGTTCTGATCTTCCTCCGTGTCAAATGTTTTCCTCCCCAGCCCAGGCTTTTGTAAATGGGGCACTTCACTGGTCTGCAATCCGCCAGAAAAATGAGGCTTTCAACTATTTTGTTCTGGTTTTTGATGTGGGCAGTGAGTTGTTTCGAGAGATAATGTTTCCCAAGAGTCTGAAATGGGATCCGTCGTTGGCATTGCGAATATCTGTTTCTGGAGATGGGAAATCCATTGCTGTCTTCACTGATTGGCGCAAGAGTCATACCGATTATTTTCTTGATATATGGGTACTGAAAGAGTACTGCATGGAGAATTCGTGGACCAAATTGATGATTCTCAGTGCAGAAGTTCCACAACGAAATTTACCCAAGGCAATGTGTTTCAGGAAGATAGGTGAAGTGTTGGTACTTGAAGATACCTATGAACTAGTTTCACTTGACATTATGAGCAGAAAAGTTAAAACTCTTGGGGTTTATGGAGGTCAGTATTGCTCTGTTGACTCTTATGAAGAGAGCCTTGTAGTACTTGGCATGAAATATGGTGTTTCTTAG